The Pedobacter mucosus genome window below encodes:
- a CDS encoding DUF6298 domain-containing protein, with protein MLKTNHILRVTQLKTLTGLLIFLLVANFSFAQKPKLIEPPKPIYKGKDGKMAYTPDAQGNRIPDFSYAGYMAGEQAIPNVTIKAKVTFIPGDATNNIQSALDYVANLPIGKDGLRGAVLLEKGTYKVSGILKIKASGIVLRGSGINETLIKASGLDRIGVIRILGKADKIEESSIAITDEYVPVNAMKFSVADATNFKVGDQIIVNRPSTKEWIETLKTAEFGGGESALGWKPGTRDLHWDRKIISINGNMISIDAPLTTALDTKYGGGTISKYKWNGRITQVGVENLKIHSDYHKENLKDEYHRWTAICLENVADAWVRQVVFEHFAGSAVNVLETAKRVTVEDCKSLAPISEIGGERRNTFFTMGQQTLFQRIYAEYGMHDFAVGFCAPGPNAFVQCQSILPFSFSGAIDSWSSGTLFDIVNVDGQALSFMNRGQDGQGAGWAAANSVFWQCSAARVDNFQPPTAQNWAFGTWAQFSGNGYWDMSNEQIQPRSLYYAQLKDRIGNDADNRTILLPVETEASSSPPVDVAQKLTKLSVKPALTLAEFIDQASSRNPIPLGGNSKIESNYKIAPVTKPTLAGIMSIKNGWLVRGDEVVVGNRQDVPWWNGSARPYGLKNTKFHVTRFVPGRTGNGLTDDLDEITDSMKLGSVKILDHNYGLWYDRRRDDHERIRRMDGEVWAPFYELPFARSGQDKAWDGLSKYDISKYNLWYWDRLKQFANLADQKGLVLIHENYFQHNIIEAGAHYADFPWRSANNINHTGFPEPVPYAGDKRVFMAEQFYDITDVNRRAIHKAYIRKCLENFDGNNGVIQLIGAEFTGPLHFVQFWIDTIKEWEKETGKHPIIGLSVTKDVQDAILADPSRAGVIDLIDIKYWHYQADGTAYAPQGGQNLAPRQHARLLKPKKTSFEQVYHAVAEYKAKFPKKAVIYSGDSFDSFGWAILMAGGSLSNAQNLDNNLLNAAFSMKPFALSAKQYGLENLGKAYILYNASAEAINLDLTKATGKFNLKVENAKTGSILKEEKVNAGAIIKINKVGNGEEVVVLNKI; from the coding sequence ATGCTAAAAACTAACCATATATTAAGAGTAACGCAGTTAAAAACTTTAACAGGTTTGTTAATTTTTCTTTTAGTTGCAAACTTTTCTTTTGCCCAAAAACCTAAACTTATTGAACCTCCAAAACCAATTTATAAAGGCAAGGATGGCAAAATGGCTTATACACCTGATGCGCAAGGAAATCGAATTCCTGATTTTTCATATGCGGGTTACATGGCTGGTGAACAGGCAATTCCTAACGTAACTATAAAAGCAAAAGTTACCTTTATACCTGGAGATGCAACAAACAACATCCAATCTGCTTTAGATTATGTAGCCAATCTACCGATAGGAAAAGATGGTTTACGTGGAGCAGTTTTGTTGGAAAAAGGTACATACAAAGTTTCGGGTATCTTAAAAATAAAAGCTTCAGGTATAGTTCTTCGTGGTAGCGGAATAAATGAAACATTAATTAAAGCTTCGGGATTAGATCGAATTGGCGTTATTAGAATTTTAGGAAAAGCTGATAAAATTGAAGAATCTTCAATAGCTATAACGGATGAATATGTTCCCGTTAATGCAATGAAGTTTTCTGTTGCTGATGCAACGAATTTTAAAGTTGGAGATCAAATTATAGTTAACAGACCATCAACAAAAGAATGGATTGAAACACTCAAAACTGCTGAATTTGGTGGGGGAGAAAGTGCTTTAGGTTGGAAACCAGGAACTCGTGATCTTCATTGGGATAGAAAAATAATCAGCATCAATGGAAATATGATTTCCATTGATGCACCATTAACGACTGCTTTAGATACTAAATACGGCGGTGGAACCATCTCAAAATATAAATGGAACGGTAGAATCACTCAAGTTGGCGTAGAAAATTTAAAAATCCATTCCGATTATCACAAAGAAAATTTAAAAGATGAATATCACCGTTGGACAGCCATTTGCTTAGAAAACGTAGCCGATGCCTGGGTTCGACAAGTTGTATTTGAACATTTTGCTGGTTCTGCAGTAAACGTATTAGAAACTGCTAAACGAGTTACCGTTGAAGATTGTAAATCATTAGCTCCTATTTCAGAAATCGGCGGAGAAAGAAGAAATACATTTTTCACAATGGGTCAGCAAACGCTTTTCCAAAGAATTTACGCTGAATATGGCATGCATGATTTTGCGGTTGGGTTTTGTGCTCCCGGTCCGAATGCTTTTGTACAATGTCAATCTATTCTGCCATTTAGTTTTAGTGGAGCAATTGATAGTTGGTCATCAGGCACTTTGTTTGATATCGTGAATGTTGATGGACAGGCATTAAGTTTCATGAACCGTGGTCAGGATGGTCAAGGTGCTGGTTGGGCAGCTGCAAACAGTGTTTTTTGGCAATGTAGTGCTGCTAGAGTTGATAATTTTCAGCCACCAACAGCTCAAAACTGGGCTTTCGGAACTTGGGCTCAATTTTCTGGTAACGGTTATTGGGACATGTCCAACGAACAAATTCAACCTAGAAGTTTATACTATGCGCAGCTCAAAGATAGGATTGGGAACGATGCAGATAATCGTACTATTTTGCTTCCTGTAGAAACAGAAGCATCAAGTAGTCCGCCTGTTGATGTGGCTCAAAAACTGACCAAACTCTCCGTAAAACCTGCGCTAACTTTAGCTGAATTTATTGATCAGGCATCTTCTAGAAACCCAATTCCATTAGGAGGGAATTCAAAAATAGAAAGCAATTATAAAATTGCACCGGTTACTAAACCAACATTAGCAGGAATCATGTCGATTAAAAACGGCTGGTTGGTTCGTGGTGATGAAGTGGTAGTGGGGAATAGACAAGACGTACCTTGGTGGAATGGAAGCGCCAGACCTTATGGACTAAAAAATACAAAATTTCATGTTACGCGTTTTGTTCCTGGTCGTACTGGCAACGGTTTAACAGACGATTTGGATGAAATTACTGATTCTATGAAATTGGGTTCTGTAAAGATTTTGGATCACAATTATGGACTTTGGTACGATAGAAGAAGAGATGATCATGAAAGAATTCGCCGCATGGATGGAGAAGTTTGGGCACCATTTTACGAGTTGCCATTCGCCCGTAGCGGACAAGATAAAGCTTGGGATGGTTTAAGTAAATATGATATTTCGAAATACAACCTTTGGTATTGGGATCGATTAAAACAATTTGCTAATCTAGCCGATCAAAAAGGCTTGGTCTTAATCCATGAAAATTATTTCCAACATAATATTATTGAAGCAGGCGCACATTATGCAGACTTTCCTTGGCGTAGCGCAAACAATATAAATCATACCGGTTTTCCGGAACCCGTTCCATATGCTGGCGATAAGCGTGTGTTTATGGCGGAACAATTTTATGATATTACGGATGTAAATCGCAGGGCGATACATAAAGCTTACATCAGAAAATGTTTAGAAAATTTTGATGGTAATAACGGCGTTATACAATTAATTGGAGCAGAGTTTACCGGGCCGCTTCACTTTGTGCAGTTCTGGATCGATACCATTAAAGAGTGGGAAAAGGAAACTGGAAAACATCCTATAATCGGTTTAAGCGTTACCAAAGATGTTCAAGATGCAATTTTAGCAGATCCGAGTAGAGCGGGTGTTATCGATTTAATCGACATCAAATATTGGCATTATCAGGCAGATGGAACGGCTTATGCGCCACAAGGCGGACAAAATTTGGCACCTCGTCAGCATGCCCGTTTATTAAAACCTAAAAAAACTTCATTTGAGCAAGTTTATCACGCAGTTGCGGAATATAAAGCGAAATTTCCTAAAAAAGCAGTTATTTATTCTGGTGATAGTTTTGATAGTTTTGGTTGGGCAATTCTAATGGCTGGCGGGTCGCTATCAAATGCGCAAAATCTTGATAACAACCTATTAAATGCTGCATTCAGTATGAAGCCATTTGCCTTAAGTGCGAAACAATATGGTTTAGAAAATCTGGGTAAAGCTTATATTTTATATAATGCATCTGCAGAGGCAATAAATCTAGATTTGACAAAGGCTACCGGAAAATTTAATTTAAAGGTTGAGAATGCCAAAACAGGATCTATTTTAAAAGAAGAAAAAGTAAACGCCGGAGCTATTATCAAAATAAATAAAGTGGGTAATGGTGAGGAAGTGGTTGTCCTTAACAAAATTTAA
- a CDS encoding glycoside hydrolase family 140 protein — protein sequence MKILSKYIWLFLLVFITVYGCKSEKKSDAVSSDTKSLHVSENGRYLMTGDGKPFFWLGDTGWLLFSRLTREEAVKYLDDRKEKGFNVIQVMLLHDVPSKNIYGDSSLIRADVSKPAITKGNDFKDTLQYDYWDHVDYIIDEAGKRGIYMALVPVWGTNVKAKKVKQAQSGVYAKFLADRYKGKWNIIWLNGGDIKGSEGKEVWNTIGETLRANDPNHLITFHPRGRTASSDWFQNTKWMDFNMIQSGHRNYKQDTSKNETNHYGPDNWKFVQIDYNLKPTKPTIDGEPSYEDIPQGLHDTKEPRWTADDVRRYGYWSVFAGAFGYTYGHNSIMQFYKKTDKKPAYGPHDEWFVAINSTGAKQMKYLKELMLSRSYFDRVPDQTLVSGTNGEKYDHVLATRGEEFAMFYTYSGKNFSVQMGKIDGDEVKAIWFDPRTGKTTAIGKFENKGIKEFNPPGEPREGNDWVLVLDKV from the coding sequence ATGAAAATACTTTCAAAATACATTTGGCTCTTCTTATTGGTTTTTATAACTGTTTATGGCTGTAAAAGTGAAAAGAAATCTGATGCCGTTTCTAGTGATACTAAAAGTCTTCATGTTTCTGAAAATGGAAGATACTTAATGACTGGCGATGGAAAACCATTCTTTTGGTTGGGAGATACTGGTTGGCTGCTATTTAGTAGATTAACGAGGGAAGAAGCTGTAAAATATTTAGACGATAGAAAAGAAAAAGGTTTTAACGTTATTCAAGTGATGCTTTTACATGATGTTCCTTCGAAAAATATTTATGGAGATTCATCTTTAATTCGGGCAGATGTTTCAAAACCAGCAATTACTAAAGGCAACGATTTCAAAGACACTTTACAATACGACTATTGGGATCATGTTGATTATATTATCGATGAAGCCGGAAAAAGAGGCATTTATATGGCTTTAGTACCTGTTTGGGGAACAAATGTGAAAGCTAAAAAAGTGAAACAAGCTCAATCCGGTGTTTATGCTAAATTTTTAGCAGATCGTTATAAAGGCAAATGGAATATTATTTGGCTGAACGGAGGTGATATCAAAGGAAGCGAAGGCAAGGAAGTATGGAATACGATTGGCGAAACGCTAAGAGCGAATGATCCGAATCACTTAATTACTTTTCATCCAAGAGGGAGAACTGCATCGTCGGATTGGTTTCAAAACACTAAATGGATGGATTTTAATATGATTCAATCTGGGCATCGGAACTATAAACAGGATACTTCTAAAAATGAAACCAATCATTACGGGCCAGATAATTGGAAATTTGTACAGATTGATTACAACTTAAAGCCAACGAAACCAACCATTGATGGTGAGCCATCTTACGAGGATATTCCGCAAGGTTTACATGATACAAAAGAACCAAGATGGACGGCTGATGATGTAAGAAGATATGGTTATTGGTCTGTATTTGCTGGTGCGTTTGGTTATACTTACGGCCACAATTCTATCATGCAGTTTTATAAAAAAACGGATAAAAAGCCTGCTTATGGTCCGCATGATGAATGGTTTGTGGCCATAAATTCTACAGGAGCAAAACAAATGAAATACTTAAAAGAGCTGATGTTATCGCGTTCTTATTTCGACCGTGTTCCAGACCAAACTTTAGTTTCAGGCACCAATGGTGAAAAATATGATCACGTTCTAGCAACAAGAGGCGAAGAATTTGCAATGTTTTATACCTATTCAGGAAAAAATTTCAGTGTTCAAATGGGTAAAATTGATGGTGATGAGGTTAAAGCTATTTGGTTTGATCCAAGAACCGGGAAAACAACAGCGATTGGAAAATTTGAAAATAAAGGAATTAAAGAATTTAATCCACCAGGAGAACCAAGAGAAGGTAATGACTGGGTTTTAGTTTTGGATAAGGTGTAA
- a CDS encoding glycoside hydrolase family 43 protein: MYKTKFIAYFRFAIIGLIFCALTSCAKYSYVFTSFHEPANEGLRLLYSNDALHWTDLNEILLKPTVGVQKIMRDPSIVQGPDGTFHLVWTCSWKGDNGFGYASSKDLKNWTTQKFIPVMQKEPTTVNVWAPEIFYDDENKQFIIIWASTIPFRFAKGIEDEDNNHRMYSITTKDFNIFSEPKLFLDPGFSVIDAVIVKRAAKDYVLVLKDNTRPNRNLKVAFASSALGPYENVSQTFSPNLTEGPTVVKKGKEWLIYFDAYGQKKYSAFKTADFKSFKDVTSSVSIPEGHKHGTIIKVKRNVIKDLSIDYKVTKNTK; the protein is encoded by the coding sequence GTGTATAAAACAAAGTTCATAGCATATTTTCGTTTCGCCATTATTGGCCTAATTTTTTGTGCTTTAACTTCATGTGCAAAATATAGCTATGTCTTTACTTCTTTCCACGAACCTGCAAATGAAGGTTTAAGGTTGCTATACTCCAATGATGCTTTACATTGGACCGATTTAAATGAAATTTTGCTTAAGCCAACGGTTGGTGTTCAAAAGATAATGCGGGATCCATCTATTGTTCAAGGTCCGGATGGTACATTTCACTTGGTTTGGACCTGTAGTTGGAAAGGCGATAATGGTTTTGGTTATGCCAGTTCTAAAGATTTAAAAAATTGGACCACGCAGAAGTTTATACCTGTAATGCAAAAAGAGCCAACAACTGTTAATGTTTGGGCTCCTGAAATTTTTTATGATGATGAAAATAAGCAATTCATTATTATTTGGGCTTCTACAATTCCATTTCGATTTGCAAAAGGTATTGAGGATGAAGATAATAACCACAGAATGTATTCGATTACCACTAAAGATTTTAATATATTTTCTGAACCAAAACTATTTTTAGATCCAGGTTTTAGCGTAATTGATGCAGTAATTGTTAAACGAGCGGCAAAAGATTATGTGTTGGTTTTAAAAGATAATACAAGGCCAAACAGAAACTTAAAGGTTGCTTTTGCGAGTAGCGCATTAGGTCCCTATGAAAATGTTTCACAAACTTTTAGTCCGAATTTAACCGAAGGACCAACAGTTGTTAAGAAAGGAAAAGAGTGGTTGATTTACTTTGACGCTTACGGGCAAAAGAAATATTCAGCATTTAAAACGGCTGATTTTAAATCGTTTAAGGATGTAACATCATCGGTTTCTATTCCCGAAGGGCATAAACATGGAACGATAATTAAAGTGAAAAGGAATGTGATTAAAGACTTGTCAATTGACTACAAAGTCACAAAGAATACAAAGTAA